In Alistipes sp. ZOR0009, one genomic interval encodes:
- a CDS encoding GyrI-like domain-containing protein translates to MKKVNEHLEKEYIFRINKSLDYIEKNISQQLTLEEVAAVANFSKFHFNRIFQAITGETAYQLILRLRLEKAAIIITQRPNENISEIALKCGFTDASVFARNFKSYFKVSASQYREQLAHKSNNRQEERTKQQAFERPTPYFCPSSKSLKWKSNMVQNKGVEVKELPTMTVAYIRHIGPYKGEAQLFERLWNKLFAWGGPRGLIGTPNFKLIAVYHDDPNVTIEDKLRMSVCITVPTDTKVEGEVGKMEIENGTYAVARFELGKDEFTEAWNWVYGVWFPTSGYQPDDKPCFEIYPEEPQNGKFIVDICVPVKPM, encoded by the coding sequence ATGAAAAAAGTTAACGAGCATTTAGAGAAAGAGTACATCTTTAGAATAAATAAGTCGTTAGATTACATAGAGAAAAATATAAGCCAGCAGCTAACCCTCGAAGAGGTTGCTGCAGTTGCCAACTTCTCAAAGTTTCATTTCAACCGCATATTCCAAGCCATTACCGGCGAAACCGCCTACCAGCTAATACTAAGGCTACGCCTCGAAAAGGCTGCCATCATCATAACCCAACGTCCTAACGAGAACATATCGGAAATAGCCCTAAAATGTGGCTTCACAGACGCCTCCGTATTTGCCCGAAACTTTAAAAGCTACTTTAAGGTTTCCGCATCGCAATATCGAGAGCAGCTCGCTCATAAAAGCAATAATCGTCAAGAGGAGCGCACTAAACAACAAGCCTTCGAGCGCCCAACACCCTACTTTTGTCCCAGTTCCAAATCACTAAAATGGAAAAGTAACATGGTACAAAACAAAGGAGTAGAAGTAAAAGAACTTCCAACAATGACGGTTGCCTATATTAGGCATATTGGTCCCTACAAGGGCGAAGCACAGCTATTCGAACGCTTATGGAATAAGCTTTTTGCATGGGGAGGTCCTAGAGGCTTAATAGGTACACCCAACTTTAAGCTAATCGCCGTTTACCACGACGATCCTAACGTTACCATCGAGGATAAGCTGCGCATGAGCGTTTGCATTACCGTACCTACCGACACCAAGGTTGAAGGAGAAGTTGGAAAAATGGAAATAGAAAATGGAACCTATGCAGTTGCCCGCTTTGAACTTGGCAAGGATGAGTTTACTGAAGCATGGAATTGGGTTTATGGTGTTTGGTTTCCAACAAGCGGCTATCAACCCGACGATAAGCCTTGCTTCGAGATCTACCCAGAGGAACCTCAGAATGGAAAGTTTATTGTAGACATCTGCGTTCCGGTAAAACCAATGTAG
- a CDS encoding MGH1-like glycoside hydrolase domain-containing protein yields the protein MRKQDITQRARIALLCLFGTIAGLPLSANQPKDVRSSFENILDIRYTPKQKSGTKGLFTDAGSWMGFTIPANDSINGFCGPFDIDGRAWLSKSFAQVGVVTDQGKIPANRFSTVSSNYIPGQISLTGQYNDITVQQTLQFVDKNFALLTLNANKGVGWTINSELWLNADASNQGNTIVARLKNGEIMTVTFPNSFTVVLNKRTYTATCQNALPTQHVVVGFFTNQAQLTKNGAFANTILKNAAKYSQLSAQRWNGYLNKCLREDMSADANRIAAKSIVTLISNWRSAKGDLLHDGVVPSHAVGYFVGLWAWDSWKHAVALSHFEPELAKNQIRAMFDYQLEDGMVIDCIYSDKKENNARDSKPPLAAWCVMEVYKQTKDLAFVKEMFPKLVKYNQWWYKFRDHNRNGICEFGAIDGTTEAAKWESGMDNAVRYDDATMVKNAKDAWSFNQESVDLNAYLCLEAKLLSEMAKLIGTSYKSPVESDKINSAFFDSSKDYYYDRDLNGKFIQIEGPEGWIPLWAGIASATNAKSVMKVIMDSTKFATYIPFPTLSADNPKFDPKGYWRGPIWLDQVYFGISGIRKYGYKEEADSFTMQVFDRLNGLKTDAPIHENYGTHTGERLKTPHFSWSAAHLLMLYWEYKR from the coding sequence ATGAGGAAGCAGGATATAACACAAAGAGCGCGAATTGCGCTTCTTTGTTTGTTCGGAACCATAGCTGGTTTGCCTCTATCAGCCAACCAGCCTAAAGATGTGAGAAGTAGCTTCGAGAACATCTTAGACATCCGCTATACGCCTAAGCAAAAAAGCGGAACTAAGGGTTTGTTCACAGATGCTGGCTCGTGGATGGGATTTACAATTCCGGCAAACGATTCCATCAACGGGTTTTGTGGCCCATTTGATATTGATGGTAGAGCATGGCTTAGCAAAAGTTTTGCTCAAGTAGGAGTAGTTACCGACCAAGGAAAAATACCAGCAAACCGCTTCTCTACCGTATCATCCAACTATATTCCCGGACAAATAAGCCTTACAGGCCAATATAATGACATCACCGTTCAACAAACGCTTCAGTTTGTTGATAAAAATTTTGCGCTGCTCACATTAAATGCAAATAAAGGGGTAGGATGGACTATAAACTCTGAACTCTGGCTCAATGCTGACGCTTCTAATCAAGGGAATACCATTGTTGCCCGCCTAAAAAATGGCGAGATAATGACGGTTACCTTCCCTAATAGTTTTACTGTTGTGCTAAATAAAAGAACCTATACCGCAACGTGCCAAAATGCATTGCCTACCCAGCATGTTGTGGTTGGGTTCTTTACAAATCAAGCGCAGCTAACAAAAAATGGAGCGTTTGCCAATACAATCCTAAAAAATGCAGCAAAATATAGCCAGCTATCTGCGCAACGATGGAACGGTTATCTGAATAAATGCCTACGAGAAGATATGAGCGCCGATGCAAACCGCATTGCTGCCAAAAGTATCGTTACGCTAATTAGCAACTGGCGCAGCGCAAAGGGAGACCTACTTCACGATGGTGTTGTACCCTCTCATGCTGTAGGCTATTTTGTTGGACTATGGGCGTGGGATTCTTGGAAGCATGCCGTAGCACTATCGCACTTCGAGCCTGAGCTGGCAAAAAACCAAATTCGTGCCATGTTCGATTACCAGCTCGAAGACGGTATGGTGATAGACTGCATCTATAGCGATAAAAAGGAAAATAATGCCCGAGATAGCAAACCACCTTTGGCAGCATGGTGCGTAATGGAGGTATACAAGCAAACAAAAGATCTTGCTTTTGTAAAGGAGATGTTCCCGAAGCTCGTTAAGTACAACCAGTGGTGGTACAAATTCCGTGATCATAACCGCAATGGAATTTGCGAGTTTGGTGCAATAGATGGCACCACTGAAGCTGCAAAATGGGAAAGCGGAATGGATAATGCCGTACGTTACGACGATGCAACCATGGTAAAAAACGCGAAAGATGCATGGAGCTTTAACCAAGAATCGGTAGACCTTAACGCCTACCTATGCCTCGAAGCAAAGCTTCTTTCCGAGATGGCAAAACTCATTGGTACAAGCTATAAATCACCTGTTGAGAGCGACAAAATTAACTCCGCATTTTTCGATAGTTCAAAGGACTACTACTACGATCGCGATCTAAACGGTAAGTTCATCCAAATTGAAGGACCTGAAGGATGGATTCCTTTGTGGGCAGGCATTGCATCGGCAACAAATGCTAAAAGCGTGATGAAAGTGATAATGGATAGCACCAAGTTTGCCACCTACATCCCCTTCCCTACCCTTAGCGCAGACAATCCTAAGTTCGATCCAAAAGGATACTGGAGAGGCCCCATTTGGCTCGATCAGGTATACTTTGGAATTTCGGGAATAAGAAAGTATGGCTACAAAGAGGAGGCAGATAGCTTTACCATGCAGGTATTTGACCGTTTAAATGGATTAAAGACCGATGCTCCAATACACGAAAACTACGGAACTCATACCGGCGAGCGTTTAAAAACTCCACACTTTAGCTGGTCGGCAGCGCACCTGCTAATGCTTTATTGGGAATACAAAAGATAG
- a CDS encoding glycoside hydrolase family 2 TIM barrel-domain containing protein yields the protein MIGLAQSSLPEWQNPKINQINREEMHAHLVPYANVASALIGKDARRISLNGSWDFNYSKNPSSRPSDFYKLNYNIKGWKKIEVPGSWELQGFDCPIYTDVRYPFPANPPYLPTDYNPVGSYIREFTVPADWKNDDIILHFGGVESAFYCWINGEFVGYSEDSRLPAEFDITKYLRKGNNKIAVEVYRYSDGSYLENQDYWRYSGIERNVWLIARPKSRIKDFEIHAGLKNSYKDGNFSLALMLSKRGFAKGTAVAVEVSDPANKTIFKSKTTFKNVADTLKITRTVEDVKPWTAETPNLYTLAISTIAPNGKVSEAFIQRFGFREVEMKNGMLLVNGVPIKIKGVNRHEHNPEKGRTITIESMVDDIRLMKRFNINAVRNSHYPNNPEWYDLCNKYGLYLVDEANIESHGMESLDMDSLTRHPDWIVPFQERMSRMVERDKNFSSIITWSLGNESGYGKNFETIYHWTKKRDKSRPVQYEGSGKTGVSDIYCPMYARVFALRAHVNERQARPLIMCEYAHSMGNSTGNLKDYWDLIYKYDQLQGGFIWDWVDQTFDKKDENGRKIWAYGGDMGYVGVPNDSNFCANGLVAANRELHPHIWEVKKVYQYINFEPIPFAGNKIRITNRYDFIALNNFNFTYTIKADGQVVAKGNVDMPEILPHQSKVVTLNIPAFDVQENTEYFITIEATTKQSTELIPAGHIVAWEQFLLPIEKKSDRKEDLTGKSSKTENYKSIKIEGNGYSIEFSKENGQIVSLTYNGKEIIKNGLKPNFWRPLVDNDIPNGHVQRCATWQNAGKNAKLTSIAATEEKQAINVVALYDMIEQDAKLAISYKILPNGVVKVNYQFTPGEKALPEMPKVGLYMVLKGEYDNMEWLGRGPHENYQDRNSGAAIDRYNGTVWEQFFAYNRAQETGNKTDVRWVALRNNDGNGILVKGAQPLSVSCWNFPQEELDYVPFLVKRKHGGSIVKQDMVWFNIDLAQMGIGGDTTWGAKIHPEYTITPTAKSYSFDIIPITKESDITKISKINF from the coding sequence ATGATAGGCCTTGCGCAATCATCGCTACCCGAATGGCAAAACCCCAAAATCAACCAAATCAACAGAGAGGAGATGCATGCGCACCTAGTGCCCTACGCCAACGTAGCGTCGGCGCTTATCGGAAAAGATGCTAGGCGCATTTCACTTAATGGTTCTTGGGATTTTAACTACTCCAAAAACCCTTCAAGCCGTCCTTCCGACTTCTACAAGCTCAACTACAACATAAAAGGATGGAAAAAGATTGAAGTTCCAGGGAGCTGGGAGCTGCAGGGCTTTGATTGCCCCATTTACACCGATGTAAGATACCCCTTTCCCGCCAATCCACCTTACCTACCAACCGACTATAACCCGGTAGGTTCCTACATCAGGGAGTTTACAGTTCCTGCCGACTGGAAAAACGATGATATTATTCTTCACTTTGGAGGCGTAGAATCAGCCTTCTACTGCTGGATTAACGGCGAATTTGTAGGATATAGCGAAGATAGCCGCCTACCTGCAGAATTCGACATTACAAAATACCTCCGAAAAGGAAACAACAAAATTGCCGTAGAAGTATACCGCTACTCCGACGGCTCATACCTCGAAAATCAAGATTACTGGCGATATAGCGGCATTGAGCGCAATGTGTGGCTCATAGCTCGCCCAAAATCTCGTATCAAAGACTTTGAGATCCATGCTGGATTAAAAAACAGCTACAAGGATGGAAACTTCTCACTCGCTTTAATGCTAAGCAAGCGAGGTTTTGCAAAGGGAACTGCTGTAGCAGTAGAGGTTAGCGACCCAGCAAACAAGACAATCTTCAAATCCAAAACCACATTTAAAAACGTAGCTGACACATTGAAAATCACAAGAACCGTTGAAGATGTAAAACCTTGGACTGCTGAGACGCCAAACCTCTACACCCTTGCAATTTCGACTATTGCACCTAACGGAAAGGTTTCCGAAGCCTTTATACAGCGCTTCGGCTTTAGAGAGGTGGAAATGAAAAACGGAATGCTGCTTGTAAACGGCGTTCCTATAAAAATAAAGGGTGTCAACAGGCACGAGCACAATCCCGAAAAAGGGAGAACCATCACCATCGAAAGCATGGTTGACGACATTAGGCTAATGAAACGCTTTAATATTAATGCCGTACGTAATAGCCACTACCCCAACAATCCAGAATGGTACGACCTATGCAATAAGTACGGGCTTTACCTGGTTGATGAGGCAAATATTGAATCTCATGGAATGGAATCTTTAGACATGGATTCCTTAACTCGCCATCCAGACTGGATCGTTCCCTTCCAAGAGCGTATGAGCCGCATGGTTGAACGAGATAAAAACTTCAGCTCCATCATAACCTGGTCGTTGGGCAACGAATCTGGCTATGGCAAAAATTTTGAGACCATATACCACTGGACAAAAAAGCGCGATAAAAGCCGTCCTGTCCAATATGAAGGAAGCGGAAAAACAGGAGTTAGCGATATCTACTGCCCCATGTACGCCAGAGTATTTGCCCTAAGAGCTCACGTCAATGAAAGACAAGCTAGGCCTCTAATCATGTGCGAATATGCCCACTCGATGGGAAATAGCACTGGCAACCTAAAAGATTACTGGGATTTAATCTATAAGTACGATCAGCTACAAGGCGGATTTATATGGGACTGGGTAGATCAAACCTTTGATAAAAAGGATGAGAATGGCCGAAAGATTTGGGCATACGGAGGAGATATGGGATATGTTGGAGTACCCAACGACTCCAACTTCTGCGCAAATGGGCTGGTAGCAGCCAACCGCGAGCTGCATCCTCATATTTGGGAGGTAAAAAAGGTTTACCAATACATAAATTTCGAGCCAATCCCATTTGCAGGCAACAAAATTCGCATAACCAACCGCTACGATTTTATTGCACTCAATAATTTTAACTTTACCTACACCATTAAGGCCGACGGGCAAGTAGTGGCCAAAGGCAATGTGGATATGCCTGAGATTCTTCCCCATCAAAGCAAGGTTGTTACCCTTAATATTCCTGCTTTTGATGTGCAAGAAAATACGGAATACTTCATAACCATAGAGGCAACAACCAAGCAGAGTACAGAACTTATTCCCGCTGGCCACATTGTAGCATGGGAGCAGTTTCTTCTTCCAATAGAAAAGAAAAGTGATAGAAAGGAAGATCTAACAGGAAAGAGCAGCAAAACCGAGAACTACAAGTCAATCAAAATTGAAGGAAATGGCTACAGCATTGAATTCTCTAAGGAGAATGGACAAATAGTAAGCCTAACCTACAACGGGAAAGAGATAATTAAGAACGGATTAAAGCCCAACTTCTGGCGCCCGCTTGTAGATAATGACATCCCCAACGGACATGTGCAGCGCTGCGCAACATGGCAAAATGCAGGAAAGAATGCAAAGCTAACATCGATTGCTGCAACAGAAGAGAAGCAGGCTATAAATGTAGTGGCCCTCTACGATATGATAGAGCAAGACGCAAAGCTGGCCATTAGCTACAAAATTCTACCTAACGGAGTAGTAAAGGTTAACTACCAATTCACCCCAGGAGAAAAGGCGCTTCCTGAAATGCCAAAGGTTGGCCTATACATGGTACTGAAAGGAGAATACGATAATATGGAATGGCTTGGACGAGGTCCGCACGAAAACTACCAAGACAGAAATAGCGGTGCTGCCATTGATAGGTACAACGGAACTGTATGGGAACAATTCTTTGCCTACAATCGCGCACAAGAAACCGGAAACAAAACAGATGTTCGCTGGGTAGCGCTTCGCAACAACGACGGAAACGGGATTCTTGTTAAAGGAGCACAACCACTTAGCGTTAGCTGCTGGAATTTCCCTCAAGAAGAGCTAGACTACGTTCCGTTCCTTGTAAAACGCAAGCATGGAGGAAGCATCGTAAAGCAGGATATGGTTTGGTTCAACATCGATCTTGCCCAAATGGGTATTGGAGGCGACACTACTTGGGGTGCAAAAATCCACCCAGAGTACACCATAACACCAACCGCAAAGTCCTACAGCTTCGACATCATTCCTATTACGAAGGAGTCTGACATAACAAAAATTAGCAAGATTAACTTTTAG
- a CDS encoding lysine exporter LysO family protein, with product MKGSLIIVAFFALGIFTGMYKILPDTILENDLSVYVLYVLMFLVGVSIGSDKNAIRTIFSQKWKVLLVPVATIVGTYLGCMLIVPLLTNIKLTDCLAIGSGFGYYSLSSIFISQYRGVELGTIALTSNIMREMITLVLAPLLVAYFGKLSTVSAGGATSMDTTLGVITKYSGKEYVPIAIFHGIVLDFTVPFLVTFFATI from the coding sequence ATGAAAGGTAGCCTTATCATTGTCGCATTCTTTGCTCTCGGTATTTTTACTGGGATGTACAAGATCTTACCAGATACCATACTGGAGAACGACCTATCGGTTTACGTTCTTTACGTGCTGATGTTTTTAGTGGGGGTAAGTATCGGTAGCGACAAAAACGCCATTCGCACCATCTTCTCTCAAAAATGGAAGGTGCTTCTGGTTCCTGTAGCAACCATCGTTGGAACATACTTGGGCTGCATGCTCATTGTTCCTTTGCTGACCAACATCAAGCTAACCGACTGCCTCGCCATTGGGTCTGGCTTTGGCTACTACTCGCTATCAAGCATATTCATCTCGCAGTATCGAGGCGTAGAGCTTGGCACAATAGCGCTAACATCCAACATCATGCGCGAAATGATAACCCTAGTGCTAGCACCCTTGCTGGTTGCATACTTTGGAAAACTATCAACCGTAAGCGCAGGTGGAGCCACCTCCATGGATACCACATTAGGAGTAATCACCAAATACTCTGGGAAAGAGTATGTCCCCATTGCTATATTTCATGGAATTGTACTAGACTTTACAGTTCCTTTTCTTGTTACATTTTTTGCAACGATTTAA
- a CDS encoding LysO family transporter has protein sequence MLIVIGIMFFGITLGLMLRNKPPKHLPKLLNLVIYLLLFFLGISVGVNDMIIKNLHTLGVQALIITVGALTGSIALSWLVYRYFFSKSTPSLNQKNK, from the coding sequence ATGCTCATCGTAATCGGCATAATGTTTTTTGGGATAACCCTTGGCTTGATGCTTAGGAATAAGCCGCCAAAGCATCTTCCCAAGCTGCTCAACCTGGTTATCTACCTACTGCTATTCTTTTTAGGAATATCGGTCGGAGTAAACGACATGATCATTAAAAACCTCCACACGCTTGGCGTGCAGGCTTTAATTATTACGGTTGGAGCACTAACTGGTAGCATTGCCCTATCATGGCTTGTTTACCGTTACTTTTTCAGCAAATCAACACCTTCGCTAAACCAAAAGAATAAATGA
- a CDS encoding RagB/SusD family nutrient uptake outer membrane protein yields MRKALYLIPILALIMMSSCEDILDQKSPDKLTSETFWRNKTDAEAGIAATYAMLECAAVDWQYCEVKYPVEAYREDIIKYGADIGNYPTWLELYDFTYTNGNPDFYNYWKLNYTGISRANQAIDKIAKIPASGISENDRKLLIAEARFLRAYFHLKLILNWEKIIVFDKYVTAQADLERPLSERNTTWDFIIQDFKAATELPNTRDANTLGRATSGAANAYLGFAYLTRAWEEPAQKEQFLKDAESALTNVKGYDLVDGSDYLSMFNGKKKNSKESVFELQMTENESNGAYYKTTIHSFMAAKELYGWDEMLPTTRLIDEFKKEGQIATTGRYDSRLYWNVFLNDPYFNDPSNPRVYGKTYNNWFSEDKPVFRKFLPENSLEDMDKGGVGYNVPLMRYSNVLLLLAEAYNEQNHPELAIPLINKVRARADMPPMTGTSQPQVRSQIEHERMIEFPQENWRFYDLRRWGKTKEALHAVGRTNFDPSKHNFYPVPLIEVNANSKID; encoded by the coding sequence ATGAGAAAAGCATTATACCTCATCCCCATTCTGGCATTAATCATGATGTCTTCATGCGAGGATATTCTAGATCAGAAATCACCAGATAAACTAACATCCGAAACATTTTGGAGAAATAAAACAGATGCTGAAGCAGGCATTGCTGCAACTTACGCAATGCTAGAATGCGCAGCTGTCGATTGGCAGTATTGTGAGGTTAAGTATCCCGTCGAAGCATATCGTGAGGATATCATAAAATATGGCGCTGATATTGGAAACTATCCAACATGGCTTGAGTTATACGATTTTACCTATACTAATGGGAATCCTGATTTTTACAACTATTGGAAACTTAACTATACGGGTATAAGTAGAGCAAACCAAGCAATAGACAAAATTGCTAAAATACCGGCAAGTGGTATATCCGAAAACGACAGGAAATTATTAATAGCAGAAGCACGCTTTTTAAGGGCATACTTTCATCTAAAGCTTATCCTTAACTGGGAGAAAATTATTGTATTCGACAAATACGTAACAGCTCAGGCTGATCTTGAAAGACCTTTATCAGAAAGAAATACAACATGGGATTTCATTATTCAAGATTTTAAAGCCGCTACGGAGTTACCTAATACAAGAGATGCAAATACCTTAGGACGTGCAACGAGTGGTGCTGCAAATGCCTATTTAGGGTTTGCATACCTTACAAGAGCTTGGGAAGAACCTGCTCAAAAAGAACAATTCCTTAAAGATGCGGAAAGCGCATTAACCAACGTAAAAGGTTACGATTTGGTTGATGGTTCAGACTACTTAAGTATGTTTAATGGCAAAAAAAAGAATTCAAAAGAATCGGTATTCGAACTTCAAATGACCGAAAACGAATCAAATGGAGCATACTATAAGACAACGATTCATTCCTTTATGGCTGCAAAAGAGTTATATGGCTGGGATGAAATGCTACCAACCACAAGGCTAATTGACGAGTTTAAGAAAGAAGGCCAAATAGCAACAACCGGCAGATATGATTCCCGTCTTTATTGGAATGTTTTTCTAAACGACCCATACTTTAACGATCCTTCAAATCCAAGAGTTTATGGTAAAACCTATAACAATTGGTTTTCTGAAGACAAGCCTGTATTCCGAAAATTCTTACCAGAAAACAGTTTAGAAGACATGGATAAAGGAGGGGTTGGCTATAATGTACCTCTTATGCGTTACTCTAACGTTCTCTTACTATTAGCGGAAGCATACAACGAACAAAATCATCCAGAATTAGCGATACCTTTGATAAACAAAGTAAGAGCAAGAGCGGACATGCCTCCTATGACAGGAACTAGCCAACCACAAGTAAGAAGTCAAATTGAGCATGAAAGGATGATTGAATTTCCTCAAGAGAATTGGCGATTCTACGATCTTCGCAGATGGGGCAAAACTAAAGAAGCATTACATGCCGTAGGTAGAACAAATTTTGATCCTTCAAAGCATAATTTTTATCCAGTTCCTTTGATAGAGGTTAACGCCAATAGCAAAATTGACTAA